A section of the Agrococcus sp. SGAir0287 genome encodes:
- a CDS encoding methyltransferase family protein, with product MFVAASAIAAAGIRWAAWLVTAWTLLVAVGMAGYATVTQLAGIGAVLMLAAAAASVAAACLVLLGRVPSELVVRGPFAFAVAPVAAARANGARTAGQIVVFWGTFLIVLPILIALVEARWQLRVEPPPIVQAAGILLFVAASVLGIASARAMVTYGEGTPLPSAQPRRLVVAGPYRWVRNPMAIAGIVQGIAVGLAIGSWMVVVWAAAGSLVWNHVVRPEEEADLLARFGADYAAYRDRVRCWVPGHPLPPGHERA from the coding sequence TTGTTCGTCGCAGCATCGGCGATCGCCGCCGCCGGCATCCGATGGGCGGCGTGGCTCGTGACGGCGTGGACGCTGCTCGTCGCGGTCGGCATGGCCGGCTACGCGACCGTCACGCAGCTCGCGGGCATCGGCGCCGTGCTCATGCTCGCAGCTGCAGCGGCCAGCGTCGCTGCGGCATGCCTCGTGCTGCTCGGCCGCGTCCCGAGCGAGCTCGTCGTGCGCGGCCCGTTCGCCTTCGCCGTCGCCCCCGTCGCGGCGGCGCGCGCCAACGGCGCCCGCACCGCGGGGCAGATCGTCGTGTTCTGGGGCACCTTCCTCATCGTGCTCCCGATCCTCATCGCGCTCGTCGAGGCTCGATGGCAGCTGCGCGTCGAGCCACCGCCCATCGTGCAGGCGGCGGGCATCCTGCTCTTCGTCGCTGCGAGCGTCCTCGGGATCGCGTCGGCGCGCGCGATGGTCACGTACGGCGAGGGCACGCCGCTGCCGTCGGCGCAGCCGCGCAGGCTCGTCGTCGCGGGCCCGTACCGGTGGGTGCGGAACCCCATGGCGATCGCCGGCATCGTGCAGGGCATCGCCGTGGGGCTCGCGATCGGCTCGTGGATGGTCGTCGTGTGGGCCGCTGCCGGCTCGCTCGTGTGGAACCACGTCGTGCGGCCCGAGGAGGAGGCGGATCTGCTCGCGCGCTTCGGAGCCGACTACGCCGCCTACCGCGATCGCGTGCGCTGCTGGGTCCCCGGCCACCCCCTTCCCCCGGGTCACGAGCGGGCGTAG
- the nrdR gene encoding transcriptional regulator NrdR, which yields MHCPFCRHPDSRVVDTRSSDDGLSIRRRRQCPRCERRFTTTESASLLVVKRSGVVEPFSRDKVIEGVRKACQGRPVTDADLATVAQSVEEAIRATGVSQIDANDIGLAVLPPLRELDEVAYLRFASVYQAFESLEDFESAIEGLRRDHGVQRADA from the coding sequence ATGCACTGCCCCTTCTGCCGCCATCCCGACTCCCGCGTCGTCGACACGCGCTCGTCGGACGATGGGCTCTCGATCCGTCGCCGTCGGCAGTGCCCGCGCTGCGAGCGACGCTTCACGACGACGGAGTCGGCGAGCCTCCTCGTCGTGAAGCGCTCGGGCGTCGTCGAGCCCTTCAGTCGCGACAAGGTGATCGAGGGCGTGCGCAAGGCGTGCCAGGGCCGACCGGTGACGGACGCGGACCTCGCGACGGTCGCGCAGAGCGTCGAGGAGGCCATCCGCGCGACGGGCGTGAGCCAGATCGACGCGAACGACATCGGCCTCGCCGTGCTGCCGCCGCTGCGGGAGCTCGACGAGGTCGCGTACCTGCGCTTCGCGAGCGTCTACCAGGCGTTCGAGTCGCTCGAGGACTTCGAGTCGGCGATCGAGGGGCTGCGCCGCGACCACGGCGTGCAGCGGGCGGACGCATGA
- a CDS encoding quinone-dependent dihydroorotate dehydrogenase, giving the protein MYGALYDHVLTRIDAERAHHLGAIVVRAAGRVRPGVRTDPSLRVRALGREFPTPFGLAAGFDKDASMIAGLGALGFGHVEVGTVTAIPQPGNDRPRLFRLVADAALVNRMGFNNAGAEAAAERLRAARRARSRPVIGVNIGKSRVVDVDDAIDDYLVSTRLLAPLADYLAVNVSSPNTPGLRGLQDEERLAPLLEAVRDAAGATPVLVKIAPDLDDEAIEGVATLVQRLGLAGVIATNTTIARDGLVSDAALVEAAGAGGLSGAPLRARSLEVLRVLRRVLPRDVCVISVGGVTTAEHVAERLAAGATLVQGYSAFVYEGPGWAARINRELPALLAAARA; this is encoded by the coding sequence CTGTACGGCGCGCTGTACGACCACGTGCTCACGCGCATCGACGCCGAGCGTGCGCATCACCTTGGCGCGATCGTCGTGCGGGCCGCGGGCCGGGTGCGGCCGGGCGTGCGGACGGATCCGTCCCTCCGCGTCCGTGCCCTCGGGCGCGAGTTCCCGACCCCGTTCGGCCTCGCCGCGGGCTTCGACAAGGACGCGTCGATGATCGCGGGGCTCGGCGCGCTCGGCTTCGGGCACGTCGAGGTCGGCACCGTCACCGCCATCCCGCAGCCCGGCAACGATCGTCCGCGGCTCTTCCGCCTCGTCGCCGACGCGGCCCTCGTCAACCGGATGGGCTTCAACAACGCCGGCGCCGAGGCCGCGGCCGAGCGGCTGCGCGCTGCGCGTCGCGCGCGGTCCCGTCCCGTGATCGGCGTCAACATCGGCAAGAGCCGCGTCGTCGACGTCGACGACGCCATCGACGACTACCTCGTCTCGACGCGCCTGCTCGCGCCGCTCGCCGACTACCTCGCCGTCAACGTCTCCTCGCCCAATACGCCGGGGCTGCGCGGGCTGCAGGACGAGGAGCGTCTCGCCCCGCTGCTCGAGGCCGTCCGCGACGCCGCGGGCGCGACGCCGGTGCTCGTGAAGATCGCTCCCGACCTCGACGACGAGGCGATCGAGGGGGTCGCGACGCTCGTGCAGCGCCTCGGCCTCGCGGGCGTCATCGCGACGAACACCACGATCGCGCGCGACGGCCTCGTGTCCGACGCCGCGCTCGTGGAGGCCGCGGGCGCCGGCGGGCTCTCCGGCGCCCCGCTGCGAGCGAGGTCGCTCGAGGTGCTCCGCGTGCTCCGACGGGTGCTGCCTCGCGACGTGTGCGTCATCTCGGTCGGCGGCGTCACCACCGCCGAGCACGTGGCTGAGCGCCTGGCGGCCGGCGCGACGCTCGTGCAGGGCTACTCGGCGTTCGTGTACGAGGGCCCCGGGTGGGCGGCCCGCATCAACCGCGAGCTGCCTGCGCTGCTCGCGGCAGCGCGCGCCTGA
- the hisD gene encoding histidinol dehydrogenase, which yields MLRRLDLSARADLPELPRAAHDVDRALDAARTLIEAVRAEGAEALLAQAERFDAVRPAALRVPQAALDAALAALDPAVRAALETAIARVRLATAAQVPPPASTTLAAGAVVEQRWMPVARAGVYVPGGKAVYPSSVVMNVVAAQVAGVERIVLASPPQADHDGLPHPTILAAAALLGVDEVLAAGGAGAIGALAYGVPGVVDAVDVVTGPGNVFVAAAKRVVGGHVRVDSEAGPTEILVIADATADADLVAADLVSQAEHDELAAAVLVTDSVALADAVDAALEVRVAATPHAGRVRVSLTAEQSATIIVADVDQAIAVSDAYAPEHLEIMTADDDAVTRRIRNAGAIFVGPATPVSLGDYAAGSNHVLPTGGQAARVSGLGAATFLRPQQVVRYDLEGLRGVADAVVALAESEDLPAHAEAIRARL from the coding sequence ATGCTGCGACGCCTCGATCTGTCCGCGCGCGCCGACCTCCCCGAGCTGCCCCGTGCGGCGCACGACGTCGACCGCGCGCTCGATGCCGCTCGCACGCTGATCGAGGCCGTGCGCGCCGAGGGTGCCGAGGCCCTGCTCGCGCAGGCCGAGCGCTTCGATGCCGTGCGCCCCGCTGCGCTGCGCGTGCCGCAGGCCGCGCTCGATGCGGCCCTCGCCGCGCTCGACCCTGCGGTGCGCGCGGCGCTCGAGACCGCCATCGCGCGCGTGCGCCTCGCGACGGCCGCGCAGGTGCCCCCGCCCGCGTCGACGACGCTCGCCGCCGGCGCGGTCGTCGAGCAGCGGTGGATGCCGGTCGCCCGCGCCGGCGTCTACGTGCCAGGAGGCAAGGCCGTCTACCCGTCGAGCGTCGTGATGAACGTCGTGGCCGCCCAGGTCGCGGGCGTCGAGCGCATCGTGCTCGCCTCGCCGCCGCAGGCCGACCACGACGGGCTGCCGCACCCGACGATCCTCGCGGCGGCGGCGCTGCTCGGCGTCGACGAGGTGCTCGCGGCCGGCGGTGCGGGCGCGATCGGCGCGCTCGCCTACGGCGTGCCCGGCGTCGTCGACGCCGTCGACGTGGTCACGGGGCCCGGCAACGTCTTCGTCGCCGCGGCGAAGCGCGTCGTCGGCGGGCACGTGCGCGTCGACTCCGAGGCCGGGCCGACCGAGATCCTCGTCATCGCCGACGCCACGGCCGACGCCGACCTCGTCGCCGCCGACCTCGTGAGCCAGGCGGAGCACGACGAGCTCGCCGCCGCCGTCCTCGTCACCGACTCCGTCGCGCTCGCGGATGCGGTCGACGCCGCCCTCGAGGTGCGCGTGGCGGCGACGCCCCACGCGGGGCGCGTGCGCGTCTCGCTGACCGCCGAGCAGTCGGCGACCATCATCGTCGCCGACGTCGACCAGGCGATCGCGGTCTCGGACGCCTACGCGCCCGAGCACCTCGAGATCATGACGGCCGACGACGACGCCGTGACCCGGCGCATCCGCAACGCCGGCGCGATCTTCGTCGGACCCGCGACGCCCGTGAGCCTCGGCGACTACGCCGCGGGCTCCAACCACGTGCTGCCCACGGGCGGTCAGGCGGCTCGGGTCTCGGGGCTCGGCGCCGCGACGTTCCTGCGTCCGCAGCAGGTCGTGCGCTACGACCTCGAGGGCCTGCGCGGCGTCGCGGACGCGGTCGTCGCGCTCGCCGAGAGCGAGGACCTGCCCGCGCATGCCGAGGCGATCCGAGCGAGGCTCTGA
- a CDS encoding HNH endonuclease signature motif containing protein: MAQEIDGTAPGPDPAALAAIEANALSQLAALRFGRQALEAYELRLLASLGHLALERAGGGSSERSAMELRSIAAEIGVQARVSDRTVERQIGDAMHLVDTWPLVLDAFADGRISRGHVRAITEAGSVLSSSDVTAEQRAAYEERMVALAETTTPARVAKAARKAADAQLAEPLVDRHRAARDDRRVTIEPADDGMAWIGAYVPAVLAHGIDHRLRAGARTKPKDDPRTIDQWRADAFCELLLTGSGAPDGATQSVGADDATEHAGLLSTVRPVVQVTIPVTTLTGHDDAPATLDGVQPIDAETARILAVVAATWERLLTDPIRGTVVEVDTYQPTAAQRRLLIARDQHCRFPGCASHARTADVDHTIAWDHGGTTSLSNLAHLCRRRHTLKHATAWTVHQPRPGHLHWRSPLGEDYVDRPPATGPTFTDASESTAAIAAADAWGPPTAATDAGSGFQQPTFQRSPSPLPLGSRALRLPDWSQPELARATNGPDDPPHGPPTVLRAPLRRMDTLAAWTRARPHRRRPTIAFVASAERTSACRHSPAPRGGSPCSWSPACARRRSATYRPCSSPRSTSRCSSQHRRSPPPASDGRRGS; the protein is encoded by the coding sequence ATGGCGCAGGAGATCGACGGCACGGCACCGGGTCCTGACCCTGCCGCGCTGGCCGCGATCGAGGCGAACGCCCTCTCCCAGCTCGCCGCGCTCCGCTTCGGCAGGCAGGCGCTCGAAGCCTACGAGCTGCGGCTCCTCGCGTCCCTCGGGCATCTCGCGCTCGAGCGTGCCGGGGGTGGGTCGAGCGAGCGGTCGGCGATGGAGCTGCGATCCATCGCCGCCGAGATCGGCGTCCAGGCGCGCGTGTCGGATCGCACGGTCGAGCGGCAGATCGGCGATGCGATGCACCTGGTCGACACGTGGCCGCTCGTGCTCGACGCGTTCGCCGACGGACGCATCAGCCGCGGCCATGTGCGCGCGATCACGGAGGCAGGCTCGGTCCTCTCGTCTTCCGACGTGACCGCGGAGCAGCGCGCCGCCTACGAGGAGCGGATGGTCGCCCTCGCCGAGACGACCACGCCCGCCCGCGTCGCGAAGGCTGCCCGGAAGGCTGCGGATGCGCAACTGGCCGAGCCGCTCGTCGACCGCCACCGCGCCGCCCGCGACGACAGACGCGTGACCATCGAACCCGCCGACGACGGGATGGCGTGGATCGGCGCCTACGTCCCCGCAGTCCTCGCGCACGGCATCGACCACCGCCTCCGCGCCGGCGCCCGCACCAAGCCCAAGGACGACCCGCGCACCATCGACCAATGGCGCGCCGACGCATTCTGCGAGCTCCTCCTCACCGGCAGCGGCGCGCCGGATGGCGCCACCCAGAGCGTCGGCGCCGACGATGCGACCGAGCATGCAGGTCTGCTCTCGACGGTCCGTCCGGTCGTGCAGGTCACGATCCCCGTCACGACCCTCACCGGGCACGACGACGCACCCGCCACGCTCGACGGCGTCCAGCCCATCGACGCGGAGACCGCCCGCATCCTCGCCGTCGTCGCCGCGACCTGGGAGCGACTGCTCACCGACCCGATCCGCGGCACCGTCGTCGAGGTCGACACCTACCAGCCCACCGCCGCCCAACGCCGGCTGCTCATCGCCCGCGACCAGCACTGCCGATTCCCCGGCTGCGCATCCCACGCACGCACCGCCGACGTCGACCACACCATCGCCTGGGACCACGGCGGCACCACCAGCCTGAGCAACCTCGCCCACCTCTGCAGACGCCGCCACACCCTCAAGCACGCCACCGCCTGGACCGTCCACCAACCACGACCCGGCCACCTCCACTGGCGATCACCGCTGGGCGAGGACTACGTCGACCGACCACCAGCGACCGGACCCACCTTCACCGACGCATCCGAGTCGACCGCTGCCATCGCAGCAGCCGACGCATGGGGTCCACCGACCGCCGCGACGGACGCCGGCTCCGGCTTCCAGCAGCCGACCTTCCAGCGGTCGCCGAGTCCGCTTCCTCTCGGCTCCCGAGCCCTGCGGCTCCCGGACTGGTCGCAGCCCGAGCTCGCGCGCGCGACGAACGGCCCCGACGACCCGCCGCACGGCCCGCCGACCGTGCTGCGGGCACCGCTCCGTCGCATGGATACCCTCGCTGCATGGACTCGAGCGCGCCCGCATCGCCGCCGCCCGACCATCGCCTTCGTCGCCTCGGCCGAGCGTACTTCGGCGTGCAGGCACTCGCCGGCGCCGCGTGGTGGATCGCCGTGTTCGTGGTCCCCGGCGTGCGCGAGGCGACGCTCGGCGACCTACCGCCCGTGCTCGTCGCCGCGTTCGACATCCCGTTGTTCGTCGCAGCATCGGCGATCGCCGCCGCCGGCATCCGATGGGCGGCGTGGCTCGTGA
- the ligD gene encoding non-homologous end-joining DNA ligase, producing the protein MAEQSVRVGGRTLGVSNLDKVLYPDAGTTKADVIAYLQEVAPVMLPHVRDRPVTRKRWVHGVGTAEDPGEVFFVKALEQGAPSWIPRRPIEHKEGPKEYPLVEDAATLAWLAQMAALELHVPQWRFGPDGARRDPDRLVLDLDPGEGAGLAQCQEVALLARDLLEDMGLRPLPVTSGSKGIHLYARIDGLDAEQASALAKAIAVSLEELHPDLVVSSQRKASRVGKVLVDWSQNSGAKTTVAPYSLRGRPTPTVAAPRTWREIESDGLAQLTYREVLERVARDGDLLAPLAPPPMVDRLAVYRQKRSADRTPEPVPDEAPQPTYGRSFVIHEHHASSLHWDLRLEHDGVLMSWAIPKGIPTSGEKDRLAVRTEDHPLEYGRFEGVIPKGEYGAGEIRIWDAGDYTVKDWDPGLKAVTLHGRPDGGLGGSPVRIALVQTDGDQWLCHRMRLPTASAERSQRSRGAAVPRTPSPMLASTRSLADVGDGWVFEPKWDGWRALVTVDGDDVRLRSRSGQSLTDGFSELLAPIRQAVTAERAIVDGELVAGAGGGDFSSLQGRLGDPRARGRAVDRGEPVALVLFDALEVDGRSLLRLPLAERREELERIVVPSDRVAITEQLSGSAAAIVEASQRLGIEGLVAKRLSSTYQPGARSDDWRKVVHVRTHEVAVVGWLPGEGSLGRTFGSLVLAAPDADGRLRYAGRVGTGFSARDRATIRERLPDQTRASRAVDDVPPDVARAMTWMRAAVGEVRFTAVTEAGAFRQPVWRGLRPDKSLDDLTPLPDR; encoded by the coding sequence GTGGCCGAGCAGAGCGTGCGCGTCGGTGGTCGCACGCTCGGCGTGTCGAACCTCGACAAGGTGCTCTACCCCGACGCAGGCACGACGAAGGCCGACGTCATCGCGTACCTGCAGGAGGTCGCGCCCGTCATGCTGCCGCACGTGCGCGACCGCCCCGTGACCCGCAAGCGCTGGGTGCACGGCGTCGGCACGGCCGAGGACCCCGGCGAGGTCTTCTTCGTGAAGGCGCTCGAGCAGGGTGCGCCCTCGTGGATCCCCCGCCGACCCATCGAGCACAAGGAGGGGCCGAAGGAGTACCCGCTCGTCGAGGACGCCGCGACGCTCGCATGGCTCGCGCAGATGGCGGCGCTCGAGCTGCACGTGCCGCAGTGGCGCTTCGGTCCGGACGGCGCGCGCCGCGATCCCGACCGGCTCGTGCTCGACCTCGACCCCGGCGAGGGCGCCGGGCTGGCGCAGTGCCAGGAGGTGGCGTTGCTCGCGCGCGACCTGCTCGAGGACATGGGGCTGCGGCCGCTGCCCGTCACGAGCGGCTCGAAGGGCATCCACCTCTACGCGCGCATCGACGGCCTGGATGCGGAGCAGGCGTCCGCGCTCGCGAAGGCGATCGCCGTGTCGCTCGAGGAGCTGCATCCCGATCTCGTCGTCTCGTCGCAGCGCAAGGCGAGCCGTGTCGGCAAGGTGCTCGTCGACTGGAGCCAGAACTCCGGCGCCAAGACGACCGTCGCGCCCTACTCGCTGCGCGGACGCCCGACGCCGACCGTCGCGGCACCGCGCACGTGGCGCGAGATCGAGTCGGACGGGCTCGCGCAGCTCACCTACCGCGAGGTGCTCGAGCGCGTCGCCCGCGACGGCGACCTCCTCGCGCCCCTCGCGCCACCGCCCATGGTCGACCGTCTCGCCGTGTACCGCCAGAAGCGCTCCGCCGACCGCACCCCGGAGCCCGTGCCCGACGAGGCGCCGCAGCCGACGTACGGCCGTTCCTTCGTGATCCACGAGCATCACGCCTCGAGCCTCCACTGGGACCTCCGGCTCGAGCACGACGGCGTGCTCATGTCGTGGGCGATCCCGAAGGGCATCCCGACCTCCGGCGAGAAGGATCGGCTCGCGGTGCGCACCGAGGACCATCCGCTCGAGTACGGCCGCTTCGAGGGCGTGATCCCGAAGGGAGAGTACGGCGCGGGCGAGATCCGCATCTGGGATGCCGGCGACTACACCGTGAAGGACTGGGATCCGGGCCTGAAGGCCGTCACGCTGCACGGGCGACCCGACGGCGGCCTCGGCGGCTCGCCCGTGCGGATCGCGCTCGTGCAGACCGACGGCGACCAGTGGCTGTGCCACCGCATGCGGCTGCCGACGGCGTCGGCAGAGCGATCGCAGCGCTCGCGCGGTGCTGCCGTGCCGCGCACGCCGTCGCCGATGCTCGCGTCGACGCGCTCGCTCGCCGACGTCGGCGACGGATGGGTGTTCGAGCCGAAGTGGGACGGATGGCGCGCGCTCGTGACCGTCGACGGCGACGACGTGCGGCTGCGGTCGCGGTCCGGCCAGTCGCTCACGGACGGGTTCTCGGAGCTGCTCGCGCCCATCCGGCAGGCGGTGACCGCGGAGCGCGCCATCGTCGACGGTGAGCTCGTCGCAGGCGCTGGCGGCGGCGACTTCTCCTCGCTGCAGGGCCGGCTTGGCGACCCTCGCGCGCGTGGGCGCGCCGTCGACCGCGGCGAGCCCGTGGCCCTCGTGCTCTTCGACGCGCTCGAGGTCGACGGACGCTCGCTCCTGCGCCTGCCGCTCGCCGAGCGGCGCGAGGAGCTCGAGCGCATCGTCGTGCCCTCCGATCGCGTCGCGATCACCGAGCAGCTCTCGGGGTCGGCGGCGGCGATCGTCGAGGCGTCGCAGCGGCTCGGCATCGAGGGGCTCGTGGCCAAGCGCCTGTCGTCGACGTATCAGCCGGGCGCGCGCAGCGACGACTGGCGCAAGGTCGTGCACGTGCGCACGCACGAGGTCGCGGTCGTCGGATGGCTGCCCGGCGAGGGCTCGCTCGGCCGCACCTTCGGCTCGCTCGTGCTGGCGGCGCCGGACGCGGACGGGCGGCTGCGCTACGCCGGCCGCGTCGGCACGGGCTTCTCGGCCCGCGATCGCGCGACGATCCGCGAGCGGCTGCCCGACCAGACGCGCGCCTCCCGCGCCGTCGACGACGTGCCGCCCGACGTCGCGAGGGCGATGACGTGGATGCGCGCCGCCGTCGGCGAGGTGCGCTTCACTGCGGTGACGGAGGCGGGCGCATTCCGCCAGCCCGTGTGGCGCGGCCTGCGCCCCGACAAGTCGCTCGACGACCTGACCCCGCTCCCCGATCGCTGA